Within Primulina tabacum isolate GXHZ01 chromosome 5, ASM2559414v2, whole genome shotgun sequence, the genomic segment CGACGGTTTTCGCAAAAAGGGTCCATACGTATCTATATATACCGAGGTTCGCGAACTCAGCGATTTTCGCCGTTCTTCTCTGGTAGTGCGAAGCTCTATCAATTTTTTCACGGTTTCGGTTTTTTTGTACTAACATTTTTTCGTTTTAACTTCGTATATTTGCTCGTTGGTGTGATCTTTCAACGTTACGTGGATCTGCATATCTTCGCGCACGTCAGGTTTTTAAAGCGTTTTCTTTAcagaatatttaattttaatttttgcgtaatagtttatttatgaattttagtgtagtattttatttatgatttttagcgtagtatattatttattttgtaaaaccATCGCTGAATTCAGCGACGGTTgattaaaaaccgtcgcttaatATAACGACGGTTTTGTACAACTCTTTTTTTCTGATATGTGCTTATGAttcaagtattaatttttatatcaaatatattgatttaactgcaaaaatatcatttttataatTTGTATAATAAACAAgtgaaattattaatttttatttcaaatatatcgATTTTACTCCTAAAGTATTTCACCTAATCTCGAGCATATGTATGAaggaatattttaaaattttatttttatattaattaattttaaataaatcgaACAAATCTTCCATTTTATTGACCCTAAGTTTCGTTCAATTGATTGTGAATCGACGCAAGAAGATTTGACTGGATTTTTAAGATTTGTTTTAATCAATTTTAGGGTTCTTCTCATTCATTCGCCGTGTACCCAAAAGAAATGGGGGTTTCAGAATTGGATGGTTGGTTTCCTCTGCTAATTCTCTTCTACTCTTTCCTGTTAAATTCCTTTAAACCAATATCTTGATTGCCACTGATGTTTGTTCCTCGTCCTGTTTCATCCCAAGTTAATTTACACCAAATTGGTGTTGTTATACTGAGTAGCTTATGCATTTATTTAGTCACGGGAAAGCAGAGCACGTGTTCTATTATTTGCCTGAAAAACCCAAATTGTTGCTTTCAGGAATGTACATGCCAAAGTTTAATATGTGGCGGCTTTATGAATTATGAAGGCTGGAATGAGATTGTGAGAATTCAGAAGTTTCGTCGAATGCTTTCTTACGCTGGGTTTTTCGGCTTCACTGCTCTCATCAGCTATGCCTACACTAACAATACGTGAGTTTATCGCATATGTTGGATCCTTTGTTTGTCTGCTTTTATTTGAATATCTATTTTATGGTTGGGTTTTGGTTTCTATTCCGGAAAGTTTGGTTAAAGTTTGATGGGATATCATTGTTTTATCAGGACTAGAGCTGGATTCTCAAGAGCAGACCAATTCTATGCATCTTATCCGGCTGGGACTGAGCTTCTCGTAGACACTACTAAGGTCAGTTAGTTAAATTATTCGGATGTGTTATGGATTATAAcacattttcttgttttttttaccCATTTTTAGTGGCATGTAGTCGGTGATACGTTTCTCGGGATTGGAGATTTCATCGATCTCTGGAGATAAAATTAGAATTTGAGACCGATGAGTGTTAAATTGTTGGGATGTTTGTATGTATCGAAAACCGGGGAGGCGGGGATGAAAATGAAGGATTCGATTGAATAAATGATCATGGGCATCTATCTTTTGTACATAAGTAAGACCAGTGCATGGTTATGCAGAAACTCGGTCAGGCAACATGCATGGTGACAAATAAAAATCAGAAAAATAGATAATTGGTAAGACTCGTAAGAAATTTTGTTGTGCGTAAATCTAAGCCCTTCGAGTTTCTTTTGATTTGTTTAACTGGGTTTTATTTAGTTTGTGATGTGGTGTTGATATTTTGGCAGAAGAAATTGAATTAATGTAATGAATTAGACTGAACCTGCTTGATCAATTTTGATTGTCTTCAACCTGATGCCAGTACTTTTCTCCTAAAGCATAATTGTGCGCTCTTTCCTTATTTTCATCTAGAATTTCCCGTGCTCTTTGCTTCACTATAATTTTATATGGGCTTTTGCTCTATATTATAGTCCTGcaattccaaatttcttttttcAAGCTGATGTTCTCTTGAAATTTTGATTCGCTGACAGCTATACAAAGTTGCGCTCGTGAATTGCTTTGAAATAGAGGAGTGGGGACCGATTGAATGGTGCATTTTGGCTAAGCATTTTGAACGCCAAGGAAAATCTCCATATGCGTATCATGCTGTAAGCTGGTTACGTGTTACAGTCAGTCTGTTTCATATTGTTTTCATAGCCTTTGCTCTTAATTATTTTGTGACAATTCTAGCAAATTTCAATTAATGAAGTATGAAAAGTGATGAGTAGTTTGCATTTGTTCTATTGTCGTATGACATTTCTTCCGAAGGATTTGTATAGTGTCGCTTTCAACCTGGCATTAGCATTAGTTGAGAGggaatatgattaaaaaaaaaaaccatgaaTATTATTAATCTAGGCATGCTTGTATGCTGTACAACAATGTATTCGGATTACCAAACAATCATAGCGTATGCGAAGTTAAAATTGTGATTGTTGTATGTCAAGTGAAGAAATGCAGCAATATATAATATCTATTGAGATTTGGATAAAACCAAGTGTTGTTGGGGGAGATTTTGTTTTTTTCCTCCTAATTTAACGAGGATTTTCCTAAGCAATGGGTTTGGTGTCTGTTACATTCCACATCTTACGATCAATTGATTGAATTACAATTGAATTATGAGGTCAGGGTGTTGGAGATTTTTTTGAATTACtgcattttttttttacctCTTTAAGTTGTTCGATATGTCGTCAACACTGTCGTTTTTTGTGATTTTGTAGCAATACATGGCGCACCTTGCATCGCAAGGGCAGCTCGATGGAAGTGGCTAGGTGAGTGGCGCTAATTATTTATAGATACGAGCTCGAAATCTCACGCTTGAAGAATTACTACTATATTAACGATAGTTTCGGATGAAAGAAAGTACTAAAAATAGTCGCCTTTATAGGATTGGAACGCAATACCATTGTGTAACAATTCCTCCTATCTAGTGTGGAATACAATACCGCATTGTAATTTGCATTGAGCCTCAAGGCTTGTAGTTAATTCTAATGTACCCAACATTGGTAATAATTGTTAGAATTTTAGTTGTAGTTTTGCTGCATGGAATttcgaaaaaatatattatgttagattgtaatataataaataatagagCGCAAAATTTACCATTAAATTACAACCAAAACCATAATTCACTACAAAAAAATCGGTTGGATTAACGACGGTTGGTCTGAATATATTCTGTTGtaattgaaatatttaaataattttgtgttCCCAGGCGCGCTTTTAATTGCAGAAACAAAACCCTCCCGCCCACCATGTTGGCTACAACACTACAAACCTCGCCTTCAGtaagttttttttatgttttgtgTGGGTTGGggtttgaagaatatgttgttctaaatgaaattttaaatattttgttttcccCGATGTGTTTTTCATGGTAGGAAACAAAATCCCGTCGAGCGCAGACCCCAAGCCTAAAACCAACCTCGCCTTCCCATCCTTACTTCTAGTGTGGGTTGGTTCGAACAAATATATGGCTCGGATCATACGGATTGAGCTACGTCGTGAGacagtttttttttgttttggtttttgttttttttaaagttatttGTTCAAAAAGTATCTAATCTTGATTTAAAAATGTCTTTGACTTGAGCGATAGTCATTCAAAATAAGATATGAAACAATACTGTTACTAAGCtgactaaaattgaaaaaaagtGCGATATAAAGactaaatataataattaattggaAGAAAAATGACGTTTCGAAAATAAAAGAACTACACATATTTTTAATTGTCTGCTTGTTCTTCGATTCCTCCACGAATTAACTTGATATAATTTTTATCAAGTCTTGTTCGTTGATTAGTGAAACATTAAATCTCAACACAATTGTTCATACATTGGATTTGCAGATGCAGAATTAACATGGAACGAATCTATATGAATATTGAAAAGGCTCTCATATGTaagttatattatatatttataatgacTTGAATCCTTATTTTGAATGAAGTACTAATTAAGAGTTGATTAAAgagttattaattaaatattattaagaaaTTGATAATTCGGGATTAACCCGTTGAGATCCACCGAATTTCAAATAGACATATAAAGAACAGAGCTCTTGAAAAACGAAATAGCACATTGATTTGTCATTAGGAAGTACTCGATATTATGTGCATGTATTATATATGTGTGAACTTATATTATTATTGttcatttttagatttttatttGAGTTTCCTTGATTTCCAGATACATGAACTGGTTGGGTATAGGGAAAAAACTGAAGCACATCCAAAAGGTGACGTGTACAAAGTTGAgaagtttattataaaattgaTCCCACTTGTGCCAATTTCAGAGCCAATGGGAAAGGGAAAGGGAAAGGGAAAGGGAAAGGGAAAGGAAACGAGGCTCGTAGATGATTTGAGGGAAGTCGTGTCTAAAAGGAGTAGGATGCAATCATGGGAAGCTACTACTGGGTGTTGATAAAAAATAGCCCAAGATATCTTTAAACCTTTTAGTTCGAGTGCAAGTCAAGTCGTGGATGAATTGACAGCAATTGAACAGACATTTACTGTCGAattgtcatttttcctttcaattACTTGGATATATTatgcttttaaaattttaaataattaaaaattaaaatgatgtaGTTAGGTGGTTATTAATATAATGATGATACGAGGAAGAACACACCAAGAGACCAAGGTGGTTATAATGTGATGCTCTTCCTTAATAATAGTAACTTAGTAAGAAGGCAATCATAACCCTCTCCATACAGTCTACTTATATAAAAAAGTTTTGATCAGCAGACAAGATGATGAAGATTAATCGTTTCACTATCTGCATCTATTGAGAGTTACTTGTGAAAATTCTACCAAGAAACTCATACCTCAAGTCTTTTGAACATCAATATAGTGATTGCAGTAAAAATTCTGGTTTTATAATCAATCCTACATGTTTGCACAAGGAGAGGGAaaaatgatgaaaggaaatgTATGTTGGCTTTTAGCAGTAAAAAGTGCTCGAGTAAACAAGGTTCTGTTAAATTCTTCAACCAAATTGTGGGAGAAACTATAATAGCAGAGCAAATCTAACCCTTTTAAGGTAAGCCAGCCAAAACATGATTAAAAAATTGTAGCCATTCGAGAATTAAGAATAAGGAATGCAACAAACAAAATGTTAAGAGTTGAAAGCGGCCGCTGAATGTTCGAAAATCCAAACTTCATGTGGACATGCAAAGAATATTGACAAAAGATAAGCAGCTAAGTTCATAGATAACAAGCAAAGAACGCAAAAATGGATCAAACCTTCCAGATATTTCCCATGAAAACAGTAAAGTTTCTGAAACGAGCTCCTGATACGTCTGCCGGTGTTCGAAGTATGAGAACGACCCAAAGTCATACATCACTGGACTTTTGTCCTACTAGAATGCAAAGATGAGTCGGATATTACGAGACTTACCAGCATGCAAGAGCTTTtgtaaaggaaaaaaaagaaacaacAAAAGTAATGAAACCTCAGCGACCAAGATTATTTTAGAATTGACACCGCCATGGACAAGTCCCTTGTTGTAAAATGCTTGCAACATGCTTGCCATTTCATTCGCCACCTTCATTATGTCCTTACAACTAAAGGTATCTAGTCTAATAGAAATCCACCAGAAAACTATTTATCAAGAATGATATATAAAGTTACCTAATAGCTAAGGAAAAATAGCTTAGAGACCAGTGGGAATAATCTCGTGCAAAAGTTGGAGTGATCCTCCCTCATATATAACTGTCAGATGCCTTTCACAATGGAATCCAATCAAATTCACAACATTTGGGTGTGATTCGATCTCGGGAACCCTCAATAGGTTGAGCTCGTCCTGTGACACACATCATCAGATATGTTTGCCAAACGTAGGGCGAGAGTTTATTCTCATGTCATGACAAGCACGTCCCGACGTCCCGATTCATTCAGGACGATCCCTCGGTGAAGCTTTTCAAACCCATTGTAGCATACAAAAGTACTAGATTTGAGACACTCGGTAATCTGCATTAACTGGTCGAAGCAGTAATGTTTGACCCCTATATCCAAATTCCATACTCCAACGACTGGAAAACTACATTTGCGCTCAAAATCAATTACAAATTACATACTAGTACAGAGAAAGGATCGACTAATCGAACCTTTGGTTTTAGTAGGCATCATATTCACGTGGATGAAACCTGTAAAGAACACAAGGAACAGAAACAGGCCGTTGAGTGGGGATCATATCTTTCTGAAAGCAATACAGTTTCCGAGGCGCAGATTTCAACCTCTCCAAAAGTTGGCATACTTGCACATGATCTGCAAACAAAAACTCAACTATCGTACCCAGGAAATTCCACCAGGACATCACAATAAGAAATTTTACCTGGATACCGGGCATATAAATGGTTCTGTACAAAGCAAAACTAGTAAACAAGTCACCAAAACACAATATAAAAGGTCTAAATACGGAAAATTTATgctaaaaagaagaagaaaaaataaaaattggagGCTCAGATCTTCAGAAAGAGGGCAGAGAAAACACAACCACGCCATGGCTGCAGATCCCCGGTTGCATGCGAAGATGAGCAGAGCCCATTCCGTCACACTGCCGTCCGGGACCGCCCCGCCAAGATACGGGTCGGATAATCCCATGTCCGACCCATTAGCTCAACAAAATCGGAAAAAAAAACTCATCGTCACAGCCTCTTACCTGAGctatgtatctatatatatcGAGGTTCGCGAACATTTTCTTCAGCGATTTTCGCCTTTCTTCTCTAGCAGTAGCGAAGCTCTGTCTATTTTTTCGCAGTTTCGGTTTTTTTCCTTTGTACTAACATTTTTTCGTATTAATTTCGTATATTTGTACATACATATAAACGTTTGTATTGCCAGATTCTTAGGGATCATATTTCGTAGAAAGGGCTGTTGGTATTCCGGGAAAATCATGGGCGGAACAGAGGGAGGCAACCGCCCTCGAAGAAATCCTGTCCCTCTGTCGCCTCATTTTCTCTGTTTCTTGAGCTAACGGGTCCTTGTGGTGACTGGTGTGTTAAATCGGCGTGGCAGAAAATATGTCCTTTGTTGGGTAAATTGCTCATAAACTCCCAACCCCAAACTCAACCTTACCCAAATTCTTTGCACATCAAAAACTTTTTTTAAACTCCCTAATACAATAAAATTGACAAAATTACCCTTAttctatattttattttaattgatccTCGCGCTTtccaaatggtatcagagccataggTTGATTTATTTCAAACACGTGATTTATTATTATAGAGAAACGaaatgtttgaggaggagaatttcgaaaaattatgaatccgaactttagttcgagaaaaataatttacaaggattattccaatattttggaatatacACAAGAGCATCTAACTATTGTTAGATATCAGGAGCAGAAAGGGACGCCTCAGCACCCTCGGGTAAACTTACGATTCAAACAAATAAGTTTCTGGAGATAGTAACAGATTTCTCTAAGCTCTCTTCAGACCTTAGGGAAATCCAAAAAAtggtacaaaattatggcaataaGCTATATTTTGTACCCCAACAAGTTGAAAAAATCCTTGAAAAtcaggaagaaattcttggaataatAAAGGATATTCAAATAAGAATTCAGAAATTAGAACAACAACTAAGTCCTAGTAAAAGAACTTCAGGATGATGGTTACCACCATCATTTGGTACTGAACTTTTGTTACATCAACAAGGGAAGGCCAGAGTGGTGTCAAAACCTTTGACTaaagaagaaaagatgatcaatctaattaaatatgtctcagaaaagaaattaatctgatgagaactttagaaaggattggtctggaggatctacaagagcctgcggaatctttcgcaaatcttaaagttgtagatctaaagatgaacacagCAGGAGGAGAACCACCTgctataacctggtcatcttctcaggaaccaccaagggaaagtgtgggatctTAAAATATAAACATGAGAGAATCTCAACCCGATTTTCATACTGGTGGAGGATCACACCCAGCGAGAACAAGGACAAGGA encodes:
- the LOC142547168 gene encoding uncharacterized protein LOC142547168 isoform X2, coding for MECTCQSLICGGFMNYEGWNEIVRIQKFRRMLSYAGFFGFTALISYAYTNNTTRAGFSRADQFYASYPAGTELLVDTTKLYKVALVNCFEIEEWGPIEWCILAKHFERQGKSPYAYHAQYMAHLASQGQLDGSG
- the LOC142547168 gene encoding uncharacterized protein LOC142547168 isoform X3; translated protein: MNYEGWNEIVRIQKFRRMLSYAGFFGFTALISYAYTNNTTRAGFSRADQFYASYPAGTELLVDTTKLYKVALVNCFEIEEWGPIEWCILAKHFERQGKSPYAYHAQYMAHLASQGQLDGSG
- the LOC142547168 gene encoding uncharacterized protein LOC142547168 isoform X1, giving the protein MGVSELDVTGKQSTCSIICLKNPNCCFQECTCQSLICGGFMNYEGWNEIVRIQKFRRMLSYAGFFGFTALISYAYTNNTTRAGFSRADQFYASYPAGTELLVDTTKLYKVALVNCFEIEEWGPIEWCILAKHFERQGKSPYAYHAQYMAHLASQGQLDGSG